One genomic segment of Chelmon rostratus isolate fCheRos1 chromosome 22, fCheRos1.pri, whole genome shotgun sequence includes these proteins:
- the LOC121625620 gene encoding toll-like receptor 1 isoform X1 has translation MATHSTNRAFLIGTIAIMSLLKQNCMAGKEDEKGFKMCVTSSRGMKDLSHHNLTKIPSNLPNTTQYLDVSHNSIRRLDGAQISGLSQLCCLKVTHCGLQEISPSVFSHTPALKVLNISYNDLAFIPDISAKQLKILDLANNLYNSYRIPAGFQNLTNLEVLSVGSTAALSVNYDDFDPLMNVSLHHLVLGAGIPWQKYDSGALAKIKLVQKLSLFASFCEAFDMFENLLVDLNVTGTTSLRFINIFPDNCAVSGNIFKNLRTMPFIKNLTVENIWTNSSFMEGFLKNVWLSSLYDLSFINITYNEDTSDGFQFRTINHTINLCSITFNGVNHYQYRYPIINMSFEAISNLTYLKFSGTGMNILPCKLLSALPALETLDLSDNLLTDSGFWWFQCSYTSVFPKLRKLSLSKNRFISLSFISKKTHQMKTLESLDLSFNSIKLDGDCFWPAHLTELNLGNNNLGNSVFKFLSSNFERIDLSKTGITAITHEDLSQFPKLTHLQLSSNSIQFIPADLMAPALLSLYVDHNTFSSISQEVLAGLPSLQTLKAGSNPFACSCDSYWFITVLNKSLLQDWPLDYTCSTPPLSSGLSLSEYKTSELSCETWLQVAVSLPVIVAVSAAIALVFYKCDGVWYTKMLWVWIRVKRRGNKRSNMLKNASFNYHAFISYSHQDCDWVDDQLVPSLEGSGISLCVHERDFVPGDWIIDNIINCVESSYKTLFVLSKHFVQSEWCNYELFFAQQRAISVQQDSLVFILLEPIPADSLPKRFLRLRSLLRQQTYLEWPKDERKQQVFWASLKSMLHLADKSMVLKDVAEAISDTVPLLIDEV, from the exons ATGGCCACACACAG CACAAACAGAGCATTTCTGATTGGGACCATTGCCATCATGTCTCTCCTGAAACAGAACTGCATGGCTGGAAAGGAAGATGAAAAgggatttaaaatgtgtgtcacGTCCAGCCGAGGAATGAAAGACCTCTCCCATCACAATCTAACAAAGATTCCTTCAAATCTTCCCAACACCACGCAGTATTTGGATGTTTCTCACAACTCCATCCGAAGACTGGACGGAGCTCAGATTTCCGGACTGTCCCAGCTCTGCTGCCTGAAGGTAACTCACTGTGGCCTGCAGGAGATTTCTCCCAGTGTGTTCAGTCACACACCAGCACTCAAAGTTCTCAACATATCGTACAATGACTTAGCTTTCATCCCTGACATTTCAGCGAAACAGCTGAAAATCCTTGATCTGGCTAACAATCTGTACAACAGCTATCGAATTCCAGCAGGATTTCAAAACCTGACGAATCTGGAGGTGCTGTCAGTAGGTAgtacagcagctctgtcagtcaACTACGATGACTTTGACCCGCTGATGAATGTTTCTCTGCATCATCTGGTTTTGGGAGCAGGAATTCCCTGGCAAAAGTATGACTCTGGTGCTCTTGCAAAAATTAAATTGGTCCAAAAACTTTCCCTTTTTGCATCTTTCTGTGAGGCTTTCGACATGTTTGAGAACCTCCTCGTGGACTTGAATGTGACAGGAACAACATCACTGAGATTCATCAATATATTCCCAGACAACTGCGCAGTGAGTGGCAACATTTTTAAGAACCTGAGAACAATGCCATTTATAAAGAATCTCACTGTAGAAAACATCTGGACAAACAGCTCATTCATGGAGGGGTTTCTGAAGAATGTGTGGCTCTCCTCCCTTTATGACCTCTCATTCATCAACATCACTTATAATGAAGATACATCAGACGGGTTTCAGTTTCGCACCATTAATCACACAATCAATCTTTGCTCAATTACATTCAACGGTGTGAATCATTATCAATACAGATACCCCATAATAAACATGAGCTTTGAGGCCATCTCAAATCTGACCTATTTAAAGTTCTCTGGGACGGGAATGAACATTTTACCCTGCAAACTTCTGTCTGCCCTGCCGGCACTGGAGACTCTAGATCTGTCAGATAACCTCTTAACAGATTCTGGCTTCTGGTGGTTTCAGTGTTCGTACACCTCTGTCTTCCCCAAACTCAGGAAACTGTCTTTAAGTAAGAACCGCTTCATCAGTCTTTCCTTTATCTCTAAGAAGACGCATCAGATGAAGACATTAGAGTCTCTGGACCTCAGCTTCAACTCCATCAAGTTGGACGGGGACTGCTTTTGGCCTGCTCATCTGACTGAGCTCAACTTGGGAAATAACAACCTGGGAAACAGCGTCTTCAAGTTCCTGTCATCAAACTTTGAAAGGATTGACTTGTCAAAGACAGGAATAACAGCCATAACACATGAGGATCTCTCTCAGTTTCCAAAACTGACACACCTCCAACTCAGTTCCAACAGCATCCAGTTCATCCCTGCAGATCTCATGGCCCCAGCTCTGCTCAGTCTCTACGTAGATCACAACACCTTCTCATCTATATCCCAGGAGGTCTTGGCAGGACTTCCCAGTCTTCAGACCCTTAAAGCTGGAAGCAATCCATTTGCCTGCTCATGTGACTCCTATTGGTTCATCACTGTGCTCAACAAGTCTTTGCTCCAGGACTGGCCCTTAGATTATACCTGCAGCACCCCGCCATTGTCGTCAGGCTTGTCACTCTCTGAGTACAAAACCAGTGAGCTGTCATGTGAGACGTGGCTTCAAGTTGCAGTTTCTTTGCCTGTAATAGTAGCTGTATCTGCAGCTATAGCTCTGGTTTTCTATAAATGTGATGGAGTGTGGTATACTAAGATGCTATGGGTGTGGAtcagggtgaagaggagaggcaaTAAACGCTCAAACATGCTGAAGAATGCATCATTTAATTATCACGCGTTCATCTCCTACAGTCATCAGGACTGTGACTGGGTGGATGACCAGCTGGTGCCCTCTCTGGAAGGCTCCGGGATCTCACTCTGCGTTCACGAGCGCGACTTCGTCCCTGGTGACTGGATAATAGATAACATTATCAACTGTGTGGAGTCCAGCTACAAGACGctgtttgtcctctccaaacattTCGTCCAGAGTGAATGGTGCAACTACGAGCTTTTCTTCGCCCAGCAAAGAGCCATCAGCGTCCAGCAGGACTCTTTAGTCTTCATATTACTAGAGCCCATTCCGGCTGACTCTCTGCCCAAGAGGTTCTTGAGACTTAGAAGTTTACTGAGGCAGCAGACGTACCTTGAGTGGCCGAAGGATGAGCGGAAGCAGCAGGTTTTCTGGGCGAGTCTTAAATCCATGCTGCATTTGGCAGACAAATCTATGGTTCTTAAGGATGTGGCTGAGGCCATTTCAGATACAGTGCCTCTGCTTATAGACGAAGTGTAA
- the LOC121625620 gene encoding toll-like receptor 1 isoform X2, translating into MAGKEDEKGFKMCVTSSRGMKDLSHHNLTKIPSNLPNTTQYLDVSHNSIRRLDGAQISGLSQLCCLKVTHCGLQEISPSVFSHTPALKVLNISYNDLAFIPDISAKQLKILDLANNLYNSYRIPAGFQNLTNLEVLSVGSTAALSVNYDDFDPLMNVSLHHLVLGAGIPWQKYDSGALAKIKLVQKLSLFASFCEAFDMFENLLVDLNVTGTTSLRFINIFPDNCAVSGNIFKNLRTMPFIKNLTVENIWTNSSFMEGFLKNVWLSSLYDLSFINITYNEDTSDGFQFRTINHTINLCSITFNGVNHYQYRYPIINMSFEAISNLTYLKFSGTGMNILPCKLLSALPALETLDLSDNLLTDSGFWWFQCSYTSVFPKLRKLSLSKNRFISLSFISKKTHQMKTLESLDLSFNSIKLDGDCFWPAHLTELNLGNNNLGNSVFKFLSSNFERIDLSKTGITAITHEDLSQFPKLTHLQLSSNSIQFIPADLMAPALLSLYVDHNTFSSISQEVLAGLPSLQTLKAGSNPFACSCDSYWFITVLNKSLLQDWPLDYTCSTPPLSSGLSLSEYKTSELSCETWLQVAVSLPVIVAVSAAIALVFYKCDGVWYTKMLWVWIRVKRRGNKRSNMLKNASFNYHAFISYSHQDCDWVDDQLVPSLEGSGISLCVHERDFVPGDWIIDNIINCVESSYKTLFVLSKHFVQSEWCNYELFFAQQRAISVQQDSLVFILLEPIPADSLPKRFLRLRSLLRQQTYLEWPKDERKQQVFWASLKSMLHLADKSMVLKDVAEAISDTVPLLIDEV; encoded by the coding sequence ATGGCTGGAAAGGAAGATGAAAAgggatttaaaatgtgtgtcacGTCCAGCCGAGGAATGAAAGACCTCTCCCATCACAATCTAACAAAGATTCCTTCAAATCTTCCCAACACCACGCAGTATTTGGATGTTTCTCACAACTCCATCCGAAGACTGGACGGAGCTCAGATTTCCGGACTGTCCCAGCTCTGCTGCCTGAAGGTAACTCACTGTGGCCTGCAGGAGATTTCTCCCAGTGTGTTCAGTCACACACCAGCACTCAAAGTTCTCAACATATCGTACAATGACTTAGCTTTCATCCCTGACATTTCAGCGAAACAGCTGAAAATCCTTGATCTGGCTAACAATCTGTACAACAGCTATCGAATTCCAGCAGGATTTCAAAACCTGACGAATCTGGAGGTGCTGTCAGTAGGTAgtacagcagctctgtcagtcaACTACGATGACTTTGACCCGCTGATGAATGTTTCTCTGCATCATCTGGTTTTGGGAGCAGGAATTCCCTGGCAAAAGTATGACTCTGGTGCTCTTGCAAAAATTAAATTGGTCCAAAAACTTTCCCTTTTTGCATCTTTCTGTGAGGCTTTCGACATGTTTGAGAACCTCCTCGTGGACTTGAATGTGACAGGAACAACATCACTGAGATTCATCAATATATTCCCAGACAACTGCGCAGTGAGTGGCAACATTTTTAAGAACCTGAGAACAATGCCATTTATAAAGAATCTCACTGTAGAAAACATCTGGACAAACAGCTCATTCATGGAGGGGTTTCTGAAGAATGTGTGGCTCTCCTCCCTTTATGACCTCTCATTCATCAACATCACTTATAATGAAGATACATCAGACGGGTTTCAGTTTCGCACCATTAATCACACAATCAATCTTTGCTCAATTACATTCAACGGTGTGAATCATTATCAATACAGATACCCCATAATAAACATGAGCTTTGAGGCCATCTCAAATCTGACCTATTTAAAGTTCTCTGGGACGGGAATGAACATTTTACCCTGCAAACTTCTGTCTGCCCTGCCGGCACTGGAGACTCTAGATCTGTCAGATAACCTCTTAACAGATTCTGGCTTCTGGTGGTTTCAGTGTTCGTACACCTCTGTCTTCCCCAAACTCAGGAAACTGTCTTTAAGTAAGAACCGCTTCATCAGTCTTTCCTTTATCTCTAAGAAGACGCATCAGATGAAGACATTAGAGTCTCTGGACCTCAGCTTCAACTCCATCAAGTTGGACGGGGACTGCTTTTGGCCTGCTCATCTGACTGAGCTCAACTTGGGAAATAACAACCTGGGAAACAGCGTCTTCAAGTTCCTGTCATCAAACTTTGAAAGGATTGACTTGTCAAAGACAGGAATAACAGCCATAACACATGAGGATCTCTCTCAGTTTCCAAAACTGACACACCTCCAACTCAGTTCCAACAGCATCCAGTTCATCCCTGCAGATCTCATGGCCCCAGCTCTGCTCAGTCTCTACGTAGATCACAACACCTTCTCATCTATATCCCAGGAGGTCTTGGCAGGACTTCCCAGTCTTCAGACCCTTAAAGCTGGAAGCAATCCATTTGCCTGCTCATGTGACTCCTATTGGTTCATCACTGTGCTCAACAAGTCTTTGCTCCAGGACTGGCCCTTAGATTATACCTGCAGCACCCCGCCATTGTCGTCAGGCTTGTCACTCTCTGAGTACAAAACCAGTGAGCTGTCATGTGAGACGTGGCTTCAAGTTGCAGTTTCTTTGCCTGTAATAGTAGCTGTATCTGCAGCTATAGCTCTGGTTTTCTATAAATGTGATGGAGTGTGGTATACTAAGATGCTATGGGTGTGGAtcagggtgaagaggagaggcaaTAAACGCTCAAACATGCTGAAGAATGCATCATTTAATTATCACGCGTTCATCTCCTACAGTCATCAGGACTGTGACTGGGTGGATGACCAGCTGGTGCCCTCTCTGGAAGGCTCCGGGATCTCACTCTGCGTTCACGAGCGCGACTTCGTCCCTGGTGACTGGATAATAGATAACATTATCAACTGTGTGGAGTCCAGCTACAAGACGctgtttgtcctctccaaacattTCGTCCAGAGTGAATGGTGCAACTACGAGCTTTTCTTCGCCCAGCAAAGAGCCATCAGCGTCCAGCAGGACTCTTTAGTCTTCATATTACTAGAGCCCATTCCGGCTGACTCTCTGCCCAAGAGGTTCTTGAGACTTAGAAGTTTACTGAGGCAGCAGACGTACCTTGAGTGGCCGAAGGATGAGCGGAAGCAGCAGGTTTTCTGGGCGAGTCTTAAATCCATGCTGCATTTGGCAGACAAATCTATGGTTCTTAAGGATGTGGCTGAGGCCATTTCAGATACAGTGCCTCTGCTTATAGACGAAGTGTAA